One segment of Cydia fagiglandana chromosome 12, ilCydFagi1.1, whole genome shotgun sequence DNA contains the following:
- the LOC134669581 gene encoding small ribosomal subunit protein eS17, with the protein MGRVRTKTVKKAAKIIIEKYYTRLTLDFDTNKRICEEIAIIPTKPLRNKIAGFATHLMRRLRNSQVRGISIKLQEEERERRDNYVPEVSALEHDIIEVDPDTKEMLKMLDFNNINGLQLTQPTTSGGYGGRRN; encoded by the exons ATg GGTCGCGTCAGGACTAAGACCGTGAAGAAGGCAGCCAAAATCATTATTGAGAAATACTACACAAGGTTGACCCTTGATTTCGACACCAACAAGAGGATATGTGAGGAAATCGCTATCATTCCTACGAAGCCCCTTCGTAACAAGATCGCCGG GTTTGCCACCCACTTGATGAGGCGTCTCAGGAACTCCCAGGTCCGTGGAATCTCCATCAAACTGCAGGAGGAGGAGCGTGAGAGACGTGACAACTACGTCCCTGAAGTCTCCGCCTTGGAGCATGACATCATCGAGGTTGACCCCGACACCAAGGAGATGTTGAAGATGCTAGACTTCAACAACATTAATGGCCTCCAGCTGACGCAGCCAACTACCTCTGGTGGTTATGGTGGCAGACGTAATTAA
- the LOC134669660 gene encoding UPF0729 protein AAEL015238, with amino-acid sequence MVCVPCFIIPLLLFIWHRFIQPYVLRFWNPWAVKDADGNVVKTEAPFSCEGGVCMFGKKKLENKADEDKGSEASKDDKEKCNERLKAE; translated from the coding sequence ATGGTTTGTGTGCCTTGCTTCATCATCCCGCTGCTGCTGTTCATTTGGCACAGATTTATCCAGCCATACGTGCTTCGATTCTGGAATCCTTGGGCAGTGAAGGACGCGGACGGAAACGTAGTGAAGACGGAAGCCCCTTTCAGTTGTGAAGGAGGAGTTTGTATGTTTGGAAAGAAGAAGTTGGAGAACAAAGCAGATGAAGACAAGGGCAGCGAAGCGTCAAAAGACGACAAAGAAAAGTGCAATGAGCGACTAAAAGCAGAATAG
- the LOC134669642 gene encoding 46 kDa FK506-binding nuclear protein: MFWGLIMEPNKRYTQVVEKPFHISQAAMDISTGDNDPCQVMVVVDGKNFLVCTLQKNKNIQVPLDLYFKSGDAISFLTNGKCNVHLTGYLDPEFEDEEESEGEEEEEEEEAPTLVSAAKRKLENSNEKNAKKQKKDKKAAQADSSDSDDEGEDQLQKILDGEDLDTDDNDESFKLNTTAEDSDSDEEDSDDEEEAEDEEGEDEEEEESSEEAETTLDTSKEEAKVDTSKLSKSARRRLKKKLQKEGKEPQLNGVDKPKKDAKGEQQQKEKKKPEAKKEAQQNGQVEKKEKKVISGGVAIEDLKVGNGPVAKPGKNVMVYYEGRLKSNNKMFDNCLKGPGFKFRLGGKEVITGWDVGINGMKVGGKRRIVCPPNMAYGAKGSPPVIPPNSTLVFEVELKNVK; encoded by the exons ATGTTTTGGG GACTGATAATGGAACCGAACAAACGGTACACCCAAGTGGTGGAAAAGCCGTTCCACATATCCCAGGCGGCGATGGACATCTCCACAGGCGATAATGACCCGTGCCAAGTCATGGTGGTGGTCGACGGAAAGAACTTCTTAGTGTGCACACTCCAGAAGAACAAGAATATCCAAGTGCCGTTGGATCTGTACTTCAAATCGGGAGATGCTATTTCATTTTTGACAAATG GAAAGTGCAATGTCCACTTAACTGGCTACCTGGACCCTGAGTTTGAAGACGAAGAGGAGTCTGAAGGTGAGGAGGAGGAGGAAGAGGAGGAGGCCCCCACGCTGGTGTCCGCAGCCAAGAGGAAGCTCGAGAATAGCAATGAGAAAAATGCCAAAAAGCAAAAG AAGGACAAGAAAGCCGCCCAGGCTGACAGCTCAGACTCCGATGATGAAGGTGAAGACCAGCTCCAGAAGATCCTTGATGGTGAAGACCTGGACACAGACGACAATGATGAGTCCTTCAAGCTAAACACCACGGCTGAGGATAGTGACAG TGATGAAGAAGATTCCGATGACGAAGAGGAAGCAGAAGACGAGGAGGGCGAGGATGAAGAGGAAGAGGAGTCCTCAGAGGAGGCTGAGACCACCCTCGACACCAGCAAGGAGGAGGCCAAGGTCGACACGTCCAAGCTGAGCAAGTCGGCCAGGAGACGCCTCAAGAAGAAGCTGCAGAAGGAGGGAAAGGAGCCTCAGCTCAACGGCGTCGACAAGCCTAAG aAAGACGCTAAAGGCGAGCAACAGCAGAAAGAAAAGAAGAAGCCAGAGGCCAAGAAGGAAGCCCAACAGAACGGACAAGTCGAAAAGAAGGAAAAGAAAGTCATCAGCGGAGGCGTGGCCATTGAGGACTTGAAAGTTGGAAACGGACCTGTTGCGAAGCCAGGCAAAAATGTTATG GTATACTATGAAGGACGGCTGAAGTCCAACAACAAGATGTTCGACAACTGCCTGAAGGGGCCCGGGTTCAAGTTCCGCCTGGGCGGCAAGGAGGTGATCACCGGCTGGGACGTCGGCATCAACGGCATGAAGGTCGGCGGCAAGAGGCGCATCGTCTGTCCACCCAACATGGC GTACGGTGCTAAAGGCTCCCCTCCAGTCATTCCGCCTAATTCCACCCTAGTCTTCGAAGTGGAACTGAAGAACGTCAAATAG